Proteins encoded in a region of the Haloarcula sp. CBA1129 genome:
- a CDS encoding NAD(P)/FAD-dependent oxidoreductase, with the protein MTHVVIIGAYGSAGAAVAGDLVEEEDIELTLIDNGEPGGGLCILRGCMPSKEVLSAGAHRFQARHDDRLVGDVPEVDLEAVVERKDDHVLGWAGHRRDSIHEMAERDDVTFIHDTATFVDEHTVRAGGEEHEADYVVIATGSSVNVPDTPGIDEVDFMTSDQVLDATEFPDSGIVMGFGYIGMEMVPYLAEAGGMELTVIEHDDRPIDEGDPEFGDEALDIYEDNWDVTIPTNCYEQELEETEDGGVRLTVEYDDGSEETFEADQLFLFTGRRPTVEGLGLENTSISVEGNWAKDTMQTRDADHIYAVGDVNGKEPILHVAKEQGFTAAENIVRQEAGGSLEEYRNVHHHVIFSGLGVYPFARVGHNEETATEAGYDVVTATRQASDDGVFKSKNVPEGLAKLVVDADDGTVLGWQGMHYHADSFAKAFQIIVELGLDVRDLPDRAYHPTLPENVDGLIRDCVDQL; encoded by the coding sequence ATGACTCACGTCGTCATCATCGGCGCATATGGGAGTGCCGGAGCCGCGGTCGCCGGCGACCTTGTCGAAGAGGAGGATATCGAACTCACGCTCATCGACAACGGGGAGCCCGGCGGCGGACTATGCATCCTCCGTGGCTGTATGCCGTCCAAAGAAGTACTCTCTGCAGGAGCCCATCGCTTTCAGGCGCGCCACGACGACCGTCTCGTCGGCGATGTGCCTGAAGTCGATCTGGAGGCCGTCGTCGAACGCAAGGACGACCATGTGCTCGGCTGGGCCGGCCACCGCCGGGACTCCATCCACGAGATGGCCGAGCGTGACGATGTGACATTTATCCACGACACCGCTACGTTTGTCGACGAGCACACGGTCCGGGCCGGCGGCGAAGAACACGAGGCAGACTACGTCGTCATCGCGACCGGGTCCAGCGTGAACGTCCCGGACACGCCCGGCATCGACGAGGTCGATTTCATGACCAGCGACCAAGTGCTGGACGCCACGGAGTTCCCCGACTCCGGCATCGTGATGGGCTTCGGCTATATCGGGATGGAGATGGTCCCGTATCTGGCGGAGGCCGGCGGCATGGAGCTCACCGTCATCGAGCACGACGACCGCCCCATTGACGAGGGCGACCCGGAGTTCGGCGACGAGGCGCTGGACATCTATGAGGACAACTGGGACGTGACCATCCCGACGAACTGCTACGAGCAGGAACTGGAGGAGACCGAGGACGGCGGCGTCCGCCTCACCGTCGAGTACGACGACGGCAGCGAGGAGACGTTCGAGGCCGACCAGCTATTCCTCTTTACCGGCCGCCGCCCGACTGTCGAAGGGCTGGGCCTAGAGAACACGTCTATCTCCGTCGAAGGCAACTGGGCGAAAGACACGATGCAGACCCGTGACGCCGACCACATCTACGCCGTCGGCGACGTCAACGGCAAGGAGCCGATTCTCCACGTCGCCAAGGAGCAGGGCTTCACCGCGGCCGAGAACATCGTCCGGCAGGAAGCCGGTGGCTCGCTCGAAGAATACCGGAACGTCCACCACCACGTCATCTTCTCTGGGCTGGGCGTCTATCCGTTCGCTCGCGTCGGCCACAACGAGGAGACGGCGACGGAGGCCGGCTACGACGTCGTCACCGCGACGCGTCAGGCCAGCGACGACGGCGTGTTCAAATCGAAGAACGTGCCCGAAGGGCTGGCGAAGCTCGTCGTCGACGCCGACGACGGGACGGTGCTCGGCTGGCAGGGGATGCACTACCACGCGGACAGCTTCGCCAAGGCGTTCCAGATTATCGTCGAACTGGGACTGGACGTGCGTGACCTCCCGGACCGGGCCTACCACCCGACGTTGCCGGAGAACGTCGACGGGCTCATCCGGGACTGCGTCGACCAGCTGTAG
- a CDS encoding ATP-binding protein, which produces MDTPVAASNRHGGDGAVGELCVLYVDEDCDDITAVKEALGGSTDEFTVTVCDTAADALKTLDNASYDCIVSEYRLPDRDGVELLRAVRDQSHDLPFLLFTDHGDESVASDAISAGVTDYMTKTPLSEQTELLRQRIASAVARHQEEADILDRMTDAFFAVDENWEFTYANERGRRVIGRAMEVDGDTTALLGRNIWETIPSLEGTEFSKQYRQAMTQQEPTSFEAYFEPLQTWFEVSVYPSSTGISVYFRDITERQKHEEEIRGRERALREIYRVISRKDLDFEAKVERLLEIGQNVLGTETAALSRIDGDRYVFEIVHDPTGATEAGDAVPLDATNCERAVVEEQTLVLADIAKDRPELTERVGYTEMGVSCYLGTPVVVDGSVYGTFCFYGTEPRDSFSEWEVTLVELMGNWVSYEQERERREQELTRERNRLEEFASVVSHDLRNPLNVAFGRLTLVDEAYDGNQEHVEALRRSLERMDELIDDVLALARGGHKVIDATETSLDDIITAAWDTVESSNATLERVDTDARITGDQTRLQQLFENLFRNAVEHSDDAVTVRVGTLSDGRGFYVADDGPGIPEDERETVFERGYTTSDDGTGFGLAIVSEIVDAHGGRITVAESEGGGVRFDVTGIDVE; this is translated from the coding sequence ATGGATACACCCGTGGCTGCGTCGAACCGTCACGGGGGCGATGGCGCTGTCGGTGAGCTGTGTGTCCTCTATGTCGATGAGGACTGTGACGACATCACGGCAGTCAAGGAGGCGCTGGGAGGGAGCACCGACGAGTTCACAGTGACCGTGTGCGACACGGCTGCCGACGCGCTCAAAACCCTAGACAACGCGTCCTACGACTGCATCGTCAGCGAGTACCGACTGCCGGACCGAGACGGAGTCGAGCTGTTGCGGGCCGTTCGGGACCAATCGCATGACCTCCCGTTTCTGCTTTTCACTGACCACGGCGACGAGAGCGTGGCCAGCGATGCCATTTCGGCTGGCGTCACGGACTACATGACGAAGACGCCTCTTTCAGAGCAGACGGAGTTGCTCCGACAGCGGATTGCCTCGGCTGTTGCTCGCCATCAGGAGGAGGCGGATATCCTCGACCGAATGACCGACGCGTTCTTCGCGGTGGACGAGAACTGGGAGTTCACGTACGCCAACGAGCGCGGCAGACGTGTTATCGGCCGTGCGATGGAGGTGGACGGTGATACCACTGCCCTGCTGGGGCGGAACATCTGGGAGACGATTCCGTCGTTGGAGGGAACTGAGTTCAGCAAGCAGTACCGGCAGGCGATGACACAGCAGGAGCCCACCTCGTTTGAGGCGTACTTCGAGCCGCTGCAGACGTGGTTCGAAGTGTCCGTCTACCCGTCGTCGACGGGGATTTCGGTGTACTTCCGTGACATCACCGAACGCCAGAAGCACGAGGAAGAGATCAGGGGCAGAGAACGGGCGCTCAGAGAGATCTATCGGGTCATCTCCCGCAAAGACTTGGACTTCGAAGCGAAAGTCGAGCGCCTGCTCGAAATCGGGCAGAACGTTCTCGGGACCGAGACGGCCGCACTCTCACGAATTGATGGCGACAGGTACGTCTTCGAGATCGTCCACGACCCGACGGGGGCCACCGAGGCGGGCGATGCGGTCCCGCTAGACGCGACGAACTGCGAGCGGGCCGTCGTCGAGGAGCAGACGCTGGTGCTCGCTGATATCGCCAAAGACCGGCCAGAACTGACCGAGAGAGTGGGCTACACCGAAATGGGCGTTTCCTGTTACCTCGGAACGCCTGTTGTCGTCGACGGCTCGGTGTACGGCACGTTCTGCTTCTACGGCACGGAGCCCCGCGATTCCTTCTCCGAGTGGGAAGTCACGCTCGTCGAGCTGATGGGGAACTGGGTCAGCTACGAACAGGAGCGCGAACGCCGTGAGCAGGAACTCACCCGCGAGCGAAACCGGCTGGAGGAGTTTGCCAGCGTCGTCAGCCACGACCTTCGAAACCCGCTCAACGTCGCGTTCGGGCGACTCACGCTCGTTGACGAGGCCTACGACGGGAATCAGGAGCACGTCGAGGCGCTCCGGCGGTCGCTCGAACGGATGGACGAACTCATCGACGACGTCCTCGCGCTCGCCCGCGGCGGCCACAAGGTCATCGACGCGACCGAAACCTCGTTAGACGATATTATCACGGCCGCTTGGGACACCGTCGAGAGTTCGAACGCGACGCTCGAACGGGTCGACACGGACGCCCGAATCACGGGCGACCAGACGCGGCTCCAGCAGCTCTTCGAGAACCTCTTTCGCAACGCCGTGGAGCACAGCGACGACGCCGTGACCGTTCGCGTCGGGACGCTCTCGGACGGACGAGGGTTCTACGTCGCGGACGACGGCCCCGGGATTCCCGAGGACGAGCGCGAGACCGTGTTCGAACGCGGCTACACTACGAGCGACGACGGGACGGGGTTCGGGCTGGCAATCGTCTCAGAAATCGTCGACGCACACGGTGGCCGGATAACTGTCGCGGAGAGCGAGGGCGGCGGGGTGCGCTTCGACGTGACCGGTATCGACGTCGAGTGA
- a CDS encoding 5-formyltetrahydrofolate cyclo-ligase codes for MDKQTIRETVWDALEERGIARFPFPPHDRIPNFDGATQAAERLTETAVWDAAETVKANPDSPQLPVRRAALRAGKTVYMAVPLLRDERCFYELDPAELDDIEAAPAISNVADHARQVGPEAVGSVDLVVSGSVAVTEDGARIGKGEGYSDLEYAVLRELGLVDETTPVVTTVHELQVVGGPGGVVDADVPVDAHDVPMDWVVTPERTVETETTYATPTGVDWDALSADRIKDIPVLSARRPD; via the coding sequence ATGGACAAACAGACTATCCGCGAGACGGTCTGGGACGCGCTGGAAGAGCGCGGAATCGCCCGCTTCCCATTCCCGCCCCACGACCGGATTCCGAACTTCGACGGTGCGACACAGGCGGCCGAGCGCCTGACCGAGACGGCGGTCTGGGACGCCGCGGAGACGGTCAAAGCGAACCCGGACTCGCCACAGCTTCCGGTCCGACGGGCGGCGCTGCGGGCCGGCAAGACGGTGTACATGGCCGTGCCCCTGCTCCGGGACGAGCGGTGTTTCTACGAACTCGACCCGGCCGAACTCGACGACATCGAGGCGGCACCGGCTATCTCGAACGTCGCTGACCACGCCCGTCAGGTCGGGCCAGAAGCCGTCGGCAGCGTCGACCTCGTCGTGTCGGGTTCGGTCGCGGTCACCGAGGACGGCGCGCGAATCGGCAAGGGCGAGGGGTACAGCGACCTCGAATACGCCGTCCTCCGGGAACTGGGGCTGGTCGATGAGACAACGCCGGTCGTGACGACGGTCCACGAGCTACAGGTCGTCGGCGGTCCCGGTGGCGTTGTCGACGCCGACGTGCCCGTCGATGCCCACGACGTGCCGATGGACTGGGTTGTGACGCCGGAGCGCACTGTCGAGACAGAAACCACGTACGCGACACCGACGGGCGTCGACTGGGACGCGCTTTCGGCTGACCGTATTAAGGACATACCGGTGCTTTCGGCACGTCGGCCTGACTGA
- a CDS encoding PGF-CTERM-anchored ABC transporter substrate-binding protein, translating to MRRLSLVCVLVLLVGSLAGVAPATATATTQADDCSFPVTVTDATGTEVTIEERPERVTTTNPSAAQTMWEIGGRSQVVGLTQYAGYLDGAESRTNVSASFGVSVERVVGTNPDLVVAPNASAGDVAPLRQAGLTVYHLPAATTIEDIRAKTATIGRLTGNCGGAAGANAWMDANVDAVRQVTADAEDRPTALYPLGGGYVAAGNTFVTSLIELAGAENVAARNHTQYPQLSDEVILQLDPDVLFVTENTATIATTEPYASTTAGQTNATVSVQVRNINQPAPRSVVSFAHNATAQLYPDRYDADSYVPRSAVTATETAAGGVTQTDEPTPADHTPSSDQPTTDASGPGFTAVATLVALLALIGTLSRRRL from the coding sequence ATGCGACGACTTTCTCTCGTCTGCGTTCTTGTCTTGCTTGTCGGCTCGCTCGCGGGTGTCGCGCCAGCCACAGCGACAGCCACCACGCAGGCCGACGACTGCTCGTTTCCGGTCACGGTGACCGACGCGACCGGGACCGAGGTCACTATCGAGGAGCGCCCGGAGCGAGTCACGACGACCAATCCCTCGGCCGCACAGACGATGTGGGAGATCGGCGGCCGGTCACAGGTCGTCGGACTCACGCAGTATGCGGGCTATCTGGACGGCGCTGAGAGCCGGACGAACGTCTCGGCGAGCTTCGGCGTCAGCGTCGAGCGCGTCGTCGGCACGAACCCGGATCTGGTGGTTGCCCCGAACGCCAGCGCCGGTGACGTGGCCCCGCTCCGGCAGGCCGGCCTCACCGTGTATCACCTCCCGGCCGCGACAACTATCGAGGACATCCGGGCAAAGACGGCGACTATCGGTCGCCTGACCGGTAACTGCGGGGGCGCAGCCGGGGCCAACGCTTGGATGGACGCGAACGTCGACGCCGTTCGACAGGTCACCGCGGACGCCGAGGACCGACCGACGGCGCTGTACCCGCTGGGTGGGGGGTACGTGGCAGCCGGAAACACCTTCGTCACGTCGCTCATCGAGCTTGCGGGCGCGGAGAACGTCGCGGCCCGAAACCACACGCAATACCCACAGCTCAGCGATGAAGTCATCCTCCAGCTTGACCCGGACGTGCTCTTTGTCACCGAGAACACGGCGACTATCGCGACGACCGAGCCCTACGCCAGCACGACCGCGGGCCAGACGAACGCGACGGTCTCCGTACAGGTGCGGAACATCAATCAGCCCGCCCCGCGAAGCGTGGTCTCGTTTGCCCACAACGCCACCGCACAGCTCTATCCGGACCGCTACGACGCCGACAGCTACGTTCCCCGGTCGGCCGTGACGGCGACCGAGACGGCGGCGGGCGGCGTGACGCAGACGGACGAGCCGACGCCCGCGGACCACACGCCGAGCAGCGACCAGCCCACGACCGACGCCAGCGGCCCCGGATTCACCGCCGTTGCGACGCTCGTCGCATTGCTCGCGCTGATTGGCACACTCTCCCGTCGGAGGCTGTAG
- the btuC gene encoding vitamin B12 ABC transporter permease BtuC, which produces MRFAGRAVGWSAGLVAVLCAVVTTSAGIGPVWIPPAVVGKVLLNAVVVPTGISLSGPAVDVTTAHVFAYAVSDLQRQIVMQVRLPRILLGAVVGFSLAAAGTVMQGIFRNPMADPSIIGVSSGAAVGAVGFIVAPVVIPFGLGLRGAAFAGALVAAFGVYLIATRNGHTPVATLLLAGVAIQTFLGAVVSFLLLHSGESIRRALFWLMGHLKGASWPEVTTSALLVAVPFVVLLAYARDLNVMLLGEEDAQSLGIEVERTKRVLLALSAVITAAGVAVAGIVGFVGLIVPHVMRLLVGPDHRILLPTAALAGASFLVATDTLARSGSAEVPVGIVTAVLGAPFFLYLLRKREVHEL; this is translated from the coding sequence ATGCGTTTCGCGGGTCGGGCCGTCGGGTGGTCGGCGGGGCTGGTCGCCGTCCTCTGTGCCGTGGTGACGACGAGCGCCGGCATCGGCCCGGTGTGGATTCCGCCCGCAGTCGTCGGGAAAGTGCTGCTCAACGCCGTCGTTGTCCCGACGGGTATCTCGCTTTCCGGTCCCGCCGTCGACGTGACCACCGCCCACGTGTTCGCCTACGCTGTAAGCGACCTCCAGAGACAGATTGTGATGCAAGTCCGGCTCCCCCGGATACTGCTCGGCGCGGTCGTCGGCTTCTCGCTCGCCGCCGCGGGAACAGTCATGCAGGGAATCTTCCGGAACCCGATGGCCGACCCCTCTATCATCGGTGTCTCCTCCGGCGCGGCGGTCGGCGCGGTCGGTTTCATCGTCGCGCCGGTCGTGATCCCGTTCGGGCTCGGGCTCCGCGGCGCGGCCTTCGCGGGGGCGCTGGTCGCGGCCTTCGGCGTCTACCTCATCGCGACACGGAACGGCCACACGCCGGTCGCGACGCTGTTGCTGGCCGGCGTCGCGATACAGACGTTTCTCGGCGCAGTCGTCTCGTTCCTGTTGCTCCACAGCGGCGAGAGCATCCGCCGGGCGCTGTTCTGGCTGATGGGCCATCTCAAGGGCGCGTCGTGGCCCGAGGTGACCACCAGCGCCCTCCTCGTGGCCGTCCCGTTCGTCGTCCTGCTCGCCTACGCACGCGACTTGAATGTCATGCTGCTGGGCGAGGAAGACGCACAGAGCCTCGGTATCGAGGTCGAACGGACCAAACGGGTCCTGCTCGCGCTGTCAGCAGTCATCACGGCGGCGGGCGTCGCCGTCGCCGGCATCGTCGGCTTCGTCGGCCTCATCGTCCCCCACGTGATGCGACTGCTCGTCGGGCCAGACCACCGGATACTGCTCCCGACGGCGGCCCTCGCTGGCGCGTCGTTCCTCGTAGCCACGGACACGCTGGCACGCTCTGGCAGCGCCGAGGTCCCGGTCGGCATCGTCACCGCCGTCCTCGGCGCGCCCTTTTTCCTGTATCTGCTCCGGAAGCGGGAGGTACACGAGCTATGA
- a CDS encoding heme ABC transporter ATP-binding protein: MNGVAESNSADPGQDHSGPMLDVSDLAVSFGGQSVVSGVDFTVDRGSLVGLVGPNGAGKTTVLRTVKGTLDPDRGTVRVDGEPVSDRSAKAVSRLVASTPQSTDLSFDFTVRQTVEMGRTPHLGRFDRMDEADRRAVERAMERASVAQFADRPFTSLSGGERQRVLLARALAQETPVLLLDEPTASLDINHAVRTLELVRSLVDSGKAAIAAIHDLNLAARYCDELVLLAGGEVRAAGRPVDVLTSDTLRDAFDAETLVTTQPGTDAPLVTPLAEHESVSRRVHVVGTGKPAAAAVSKLVGAGCRVSVGVVPAGDAAAERAADLDCEAVTVPAFAGIDDTARERAVDLAAAADAVVIAGEPGDGNSPVIEAGSARLTVETAEGSHASSGHDTVPLAALPAAVGSLPPATTRGATPPLKQSTTD, from the coding sequence ATGAACGGCGTAGCTGAGTCCAACAGTGCCGATCCGGGACAGGACCACTCTGGGCCGATGCTCGACGTTTCTGACCTCGCAGTGTCGTTCGGCGGCCAGTCGGTCGTCTCGGGCGTCGATTTTACCGTCGACCGTGGGTCGCTCGTCGGTCTCGTCGGTCCCAACGGCGCGGGCAAGACGACGGTCCTGCGGACGGTCAAGGGGACGCTGGACCCGGACCGCGGGACTGTCCGCGTCGACGGCGAACCGGTTTCGGACCGCTCGGCGAAGGCGGTGAGCCGACTGGTCGCGAGCACGCCCCAGAGCACCGACCTCTCCTTCGATTTCACTGTCAGACAGACCGTAGAGATGGGGCGAACGCCGCATCTCGGCCGGTTCGACCGGATGGACGAGGCCGACCGGCGCGCCGTCGAACGGGCGATGGAGCGCGCGAGCGTCGCCCAGTTTGCCGACCGCCCGTTCACCTCGCTGTCCGGCGGCGAGCGCCAGCGCGTCCTCCTCGCTCGGGCACTCGCACAGGAGACGCCGGTCCTGCTGCTCGACGAACCGACGGCGAGCCTCGACATCAATCACGCCGTCCGGACGCTCGAACTCGTCCGTTCGCTCGTCGACAGTGGGAAGGCGGCAATCGCCGCGATACACGACCTCAATCTGGCTGCGCGGTACTGCGACGAACTGGTGTTGCTCGCGGGGGGCGAAGTCCGTGCAGCGGGCCGTCCAGTGGACGTCCTCACGAGCGACACGCTCCGGGACGCGTTCGACGCGGAGACACTGGTGACGACCCAGCCAGGAACCGATGCGCCGCTCGTGACGCCGCTGGCCGAACATGAGTCGGTTTCTCGTCGCGTCCACGTCGTCGGGACTGGCAAGCCAGCGGCCGCCGCCGTCTCGAAACTCGTCGGGGCTGGCTGTCGGGTGAGTGTCGGCGTCGTTCCGGCGGGCGACGCGGCCGCCGAGCGGGCGGCTGACCTCGACTGCGAGGCGGTCACGGTCCCGGCCTTCGCCGGCATCGACGACACGGCCCGTGAGCGCGCCGTCGACCTCGCCGCTGCCGCCGATGCAGTCGTGATTGCGGGCGAACCCGGTGACGGCAACAGCCCAGTTATTGAGGCAGGCAGCGCTCGTCTCACTGTCGAAACAGCGGAGGGTAGCCATGCCAGCAGCGGTCACGACACCGTACCGCTGGCTGCGCTCCCTGCGGCGGTGGGGTCCCTCCCGCCCGCAACGACGCGTGGCGCGACACCGCCGCTCAAGCAGTCCACCACTGACTGA
- a CDS encoding DEAD/DEAH box helicase, with the protein MDDTIAWLRDRPYYEGQIVDQRTVPGRDARTADCDVADRLTGVLEDRGITDLYAHQVDAIEAVRDGRNVVLATETASGKSLAYTVPAFERALDRRATTLYVAPQVALINDQTETLSELAQGLGFASGVSVAQYTGRQSKSEKEAIRERQPTVLLTTPDMLHYGILPHAHRLWDWFFGRLETVVIDEVHGYRGVFGSHVSLVMRRLQRVAERFDAGSGAGDDSGTAGGPEWICCSATIGNPVEHAAAVTGQPEPSFALVDEDASASGPRHWLLWNPPEYEGGGWGSGRRKSNHVETKQLFVDLVERGLQTVVFAGSRQTAERYASDSADELRSRGEHDLADSVGAYQAALTDDRRRELEQGLQSGDLRGVWSTSALELGVDVGGLDAVLLDGYPGTRMRAFQQAGRAGRGTDPALVALVGGEDQLDQYVLRNPDALFETGAEQAVTNPENEQLLPNHVHAAACENWLSPADDRHFGETFPDVVADLESAGKLDRRQTDQGMRWLGNGSPHHEMNLRTVDDGEVKLVAKGDVIAKLSVEDALRDAHPGAVYHHQGRRYEVTDLDLDAGVAELDRTWADYFTRVLHDKTITVEADLTERRLPTREDVPVRFASVTMRKQITGYERRDGSSGEVLGQRSLDLPETTLETKALYHTVPSDLESEIQQGAYRAGSGSKGGDGSHPGDEATDPGDFPGAIHAAEHAMISMFPFEYLCDRGDIGGLSTPRHPHTGEPTIFIYDGYPGGIGLTRAGYHDIGPLMDTTLSMLRSCDCADGCPACVQSPHCGNANDPLDKHGAIHLLDGLTDGVAE; encoded by the coding sequence GTGGACGACACGATTGCGTGGCTCCGGGACCGGCCGTACTACGAGGGACAGATCGTCGACCAGCGGACGGTGCCCGGCCGGGACGCGCGGACCGCGGACTGCGACGTTGCGGACCGACTCACCGGCGTCCTCGAAGACCGGGGCATCACGGACCTCTACGCACACCAAGTGGACGCTATCGAGGCGGTCCGTGACGGTCGAAACGTCGTCCTCGCGACCGAAACGGCAAGCGGCAAGAGCCTCGCCTACACCGTTCCCGCCTTCGAGCGGGCACTGGACCGCCGGGCGACGACGCTGTACGTCGCACCGCAAGTCGCGCTCATCAACGACCAGACCGAGACACTGTCGGAACTGGCACAGGGGCTTGGCTTCGCCTCCGGCGTCTCCGTCGCCCAGTACACCGGCCGACAATCGAAATCCGAGAAGGAAGCCATCAGGGAGCGCCAGCCGACCGTGTTGCTGACGACGCCGGACATGCTCCACTACGGCATCCTGCCCCACGCCCACCGCCTGTGGGACTGGTTCTTCGGGCGGCTCGAAACCGTCGTCATCGACGAGGTGCACGGCTACCGCGGCGTGTTCGGCAGCCACGTCTCGCTGGTGATGCGCCGCCTCCAGCGGGTCGCGGAGCGGTTCGACGCGGGCAGTGGCGCGGGGGACGATAGCGGTACCGCGGGCGGTCCGGAGTGGATCTGCTGCTCGGCGACAATCGGGAATCCGGTCGAACACGCCGCTGCTGTCACCGGCCAGCCCGAGCCGTCGTTTGCGCTCGTCGACGAGGACGCAAGCGCCAGCGGGCCGCGTCACTGGCTGCTGTGGAACCCCCCGGAGTACGAGGGTGGCGGCTGGGGGAGCGGCCGGCGGAAGTCCAATCACGTCGAGACGAAACAGCTGTTCGTCGACCTCGTCGAACGGGGCCTCCAGACGGTCGTCTTCGCCGGGTCACGCCAGACGGCCGAGCGGTACGCCAGCGACAGCGCGGACGAACTCCGGAGCCGCGGCGAGCACGACCTCGCCGATAGCGTCGGTGCGTATCAGGCCGCGTTGACCGACGACCGCCGGCGCGAACTGGAACAGGGCCTGCAGTCCGGGGACCTGCGGGGCGTCTGGTCGACCAGCGCGCTCGAACTGGGCGTCGACGTGGGCGGCCTCGACGCCGTATTGCTGGACGGGTATCCCGGCACGCGGATGCGAGCCTTCCAGCAGGCCGGGCGGGCCGGCCGCGGCACCGACCCTGCGCTGGTCGCCCTCGTCGGCGGCGAGGATCAACTGGACCAGTATGTCCTGCGCAACCCCGACGCGCTGTTCGAGACCGGGGCCGAGCAAGCCGTGACCAACCCCGAAAACGAGCAACTGCTTCCGAACCACGTCCACGCAGCCGCCTGCGAAAACTGGCTCTCACCGGCCGACGACCGCCACTTCGGCGAGACGTTCCCCGATGTCGTCGCCGACCTCGAATCGGCCGGGAAACTCGACCGTCGCCAGACCGATCAGGGGATGCGCTGGCTCGGCAACGGCAGCCCACACCACGAGATGAACCTGCGGACCGTCGACGACGGCGAGGTGAAACTGGTCGCGAAAGGCGACGTGATAGCGAAACTCTCCGTCGAGGACGCGTTGCGGGACGCTCACCCCGGCGCGGTTTATCATCATCAGGGCCGGCGCTACGAGGTGACTGACCTCGACCTCGATGCGGGCGTCGCCGAACTCGACCGGACGTGGGCCGACTACTTCACCCGCGTCCTGCACGACAAGACCATCACCGTCGAGGCGGACCTGACAGAGCGGCGCTTACCGACCCGCGAGGACGTGCCGGTCCGCTTCGCGTCGGTGACGATGCGCAAGCAGATTACCGGCTACGAGCGCCGCGACGGCTCATCCGGGGAGGTGCTCGGTCAGCGCTCGCTCGACCTGCCCGAGACGACGTTAGAGACCAAGGCGCTGTACCACACGGTGCCGTCGGACTTGGAGAGCGAGATACAACAAGGCGCGTACAGGGCCGGAAGCGGCTCCAAGGGAGGTGATGGGAGCCATCCCGGTGATGAGGCAACCGACCCCGGCGACTTCCCGGGAGCCATCCACGCCGCCGAACACGCCATGATTTCGATGTTTCCCTTCGAGTACCTCTGTGACCGCGGCGACATCGGCGGGCTGTCGACGCCGCGGCACCCACACACCGGCGAGCCGACGATCTTCATCTACGACGGCTACCCCGGCGGCATCGGCCTGACGCGGGCCGGCTATCACGACATCGGGCCGCTGATGGACACCACGCTGTCGATGCTGCGCTCGTGTGACTGCGCCGACGGGTGTCCGGCCTGCGTGCAGTCCCCCCACTGCGGAAACGCGAACGACCCGCTTGACAAACACGGCGCGATACACCTGCTGGACGGGCTGACGGACGGCGTAGCGGAGTGA